DNA from Leptospira harrisiae:
TGGCAGGAGTTTTGCCTAGTTCATAAGTGGAGCCGTCCCAATACCGTGATGAATCCGGGGTGAGAATTTCATCGATTAAGATTGGATTTCCATCAATTAAACCAAATTCAAATTTGGTATCACAAAGTAGAATTCCTTTGTTTGCCATTTGTTTGTGGGCTGTCTTGTACAAATGAAGAGAAAGGTTTTTTAATTTTAAAAAAAGCTCTTCTCCCACTTCTCTTTCCATGGTGGATTCACTTACATTTTCATCGTGCCCGGAATCATTTTTCCTAGCTGGTGTAAAGATAGGTGTTTCAAATTGATGCGATTCGAGAAGGCCTTTGGGATAAGGAACATGGGCAATGGTTCCATCTGTTTTGTATTCCTTCCATGCAGAACCTGTTAAATAACCACGAACCACACATTCAAAATCTATTCTTTTGGCTTTTTTAACAAGAACCGAACGATCCCTTAGAGATTCCTCATTTTGAAAGGGAGTTGGAAATTTAGAAACATCATCAGTGATCAAATGATTTGGTATTTCTGGGAACTGTCGAAACCAGGCAGTAGAAATTCGTGTGAGTATTTTACCTTTGTCAGGAACAGGTTCTTCGAAAACTACATCAAATGCTGAAATTCGATCTGTTGCTACAAGGAGAAGGGAATCTCCCAAATCATATACGTCTCTTACTTTCCCTTTATAACTAGGAACTGGAATCATAATTGAATACACACCATTGCCATATCATCACTCGGAGTGGAGGCACCACAAAAATCCAATATTTTACTTTGTACGGTCTGTAAAATATCGGTTCCCGACAAAACTGATTTATGAAAAATTTCCTTCATCCCATCTTCTGTAATGTATTCGGACTTCGGATTCATAGCTTCACTTGCGCCATCGGTATACATAAAGAACAAAGATCCTGGCTTTAATTGCACCGATTGTACTTCGTCAGTAGCTGCAAAATTAATTCCCATAATCATGGGACTCATCCCTTTTAAAAATTTTGTTTCTCCATCCATATAAACAATGGGTGCAGGATGGCCACCATTGATATATGATAGATTTAAATCCTGATTTATGATCGCATAACAAAAAGTAATGGCGTAGTCCTCTGGTAAAACTAACTCCATATTTTTTCTTAGATGAGCCACTCGTTCCCTTAAATCCATAGTTGAAACTAAGTTGAATAATTGCATTTTGAACATTGCTCCGATTAACGCAGCACTCGGACCGTGCCCAGAACAATCAGCAATGACAATATGAAGTTTTTTTTCTTCAATCCAAGAATCGACAAAGTCTCCCCCAATTTGTAAATATGGGTGAAATAATGTTTGGGCTTTGATCCCGTTCCAAATAAAACTTTTTTCAGGAATGAGTTGGTCTTGGACTCGCCTTGCGGTCTGTAATTCTTTTTCGTATTTACTCTTTTGTCTGTACAACTCGTCCTGTAAATCTTTCAATCTGATGACAGAATGGATTTTTGCCACAAGTTCCCTTTTATTAAAGGGTTTGTTGATAAAATCGTCTCCACCATTTTTCATGGCTTCTTGAAATCCCACATCCCGTTCGATAGAAGTAATAAAAAGAATTGGAAGAAGTTTGAATTGGTCCATAGTCCGTAGTTCACGACAAAAAGAAAATCCGTCCTGAACGGGCATATTTACATCTAACAGAAGTGTATCGATAGCTGTGTTTAGTAATACCAAACGTGCCTCTTCTGCAGAATAGGCAGTGTAAGTTTTAAAACCCTCTTGTTGTAAAAGGTATTTCAAAAGTTCCACATTTTCGGGAACATCATCTACGATGAGAATGGTATGAGTAGAATCTACTTTTGGCATGGTTTAATCCAGTTCCGATTTCAGT
Protein-coding regions in this window:
- a CDS encoding phosphoribosylaminoimidazolesuccinocarboxamide synthase, coding for MIPVPSYKGKVRDVYDLGDSLLLVATDRISAFDVVFEEPVPDKGKILTRISTAWFRQFPEIPNHLITDDVSKFPTPFQNEESLRDRSVLVKKAKRIDFECVVRGYLTGSAWKEYKTDGTIAHVPYPKGLLESHQFETPIFTPARKNDSGHDENVSESTMEREVGEELFLKLKNLSLHLYKTAHKQMANKGILLCDTKFEFGLIDGNPILIDEILTPDSSRYWDGSTYELGKTPASFDKQILRNWLESTDWDKNPPPPALPESLILELRKKYLELEDKITLCLSQK
- a CDS encoding PP2C family protein-serine/threonine phosphatase, with protein sequence MPKVDSTHTILIVDDVPENVELLKYLLQQEGFKTYTAYSAEEARLVLLNTAIDTLLLDVNMPVQDGFSFCRELRTMDQFKLLPILFITSIERDVGFQEAMKNGGDDFINKPFNKRELVAKIHSVIRLKDLQDELYRQKSKYEKELQTARRVQDQLIPEKSFIWNGIKAQTLFHPYLQIGGDFVDSWIEEKKLHIVIADCSGHGPSAALIGAMFKMQLFNLVSTMDLRERVAHLRKNMELVLPEDYAITFCYAIINQDLNLSYINGGHPAPIVYMDGETKFLKGMSPMIMGINFAATDEVQSVQLKPGSLFFMYTDGASEAMNPKSEYITEDGMKEIFHKSVLSGTDILQTVQSKILDFCGASTPSDDMAMVCIQL